Proteins found in one Phocoena sinus isolate mPhoSin1 chromosome 19, mPhoSin1.pri, whole genome shotgun sequence genomic segment:
- the LOC116744776 gene encoding LOW QUALITY PROTEIN: somatostatin receptor type 3-like (The sequence of the model RefSeq protein was modified relative to this genomic sequence to represent the inferred CDS: inserted 1 base in 1 codon) gives MRQNKRLTDYLRHRPEGASLFCPSPGQAVTSRAPGPCVSLGPGSLERQVFIAQREARLLVWTPPGVPSPSSACAATVENGSGPGSPSAVSLVPSEAVPSPEYEMVSVFLVFLVCVVGIVGNAMVVLTTRDMHMPTNGYLVSLALADLTVLVAAGLPTVSKSLAGQWVCGHAGCLGITCLRYLGIRASNSSVPAFAAEREVHPNPSCRPGLPGHEPWCASPSDTRCVVAGVWGTTSVYCLFWFFLVALDAGGHRGATACTCPSACWTFTARGTNSGASMGVVRTGQSSEPRGGSSRGPGGAAGSLPWSQSLPFFQEEGAMSLGHLVCQVPGASHPCPPALQVTPMLVVVVPLFAVLWMPYRTLVLLCSFVARPFLDPWGPLFCRTCVYTNSAIDPIIYSLTSPKFRXAFQRLCGGGMEEPQRRTAGLISTSYGVDPRRRRPAGVGSQALRQLGRHSSRRGLVSAPSEGCPPPAQPLSPPSVCSCAGSCPLVAGRARRGETLLCQRLFWVPSAFPPHERGRVTCPSSGPVAGLHLGSSLPSSGSGGGGVGAGRSWEGASLHWCMVRTFHLLLFIRLSTLFST, from the exons ATGCGACAG AACAAGCGGCTCACTGACTATTTACGGCACAGGCCAGAAGGAGCATCCCTGTTCTGTCCCTCGCCTGGCCAAGCAGTCACGTCACGGGCGCCAGGTCCCTGCGTGTCCCTGGGGCCAGGCTCTCTGGAGAGGCAGGTGTTCATCGCGCAGCGTGAGGCCCGGCTGCTGGTGTGGACGCCTCCCggagtcccctccccctccagcgcCTGCGCAGCCACCGTGGAAAACGGGAGCGGGCCGGGCAGCCCCAGCGCCGTGTCCCTGGTTCCCAGTGAGGCCGTCCCCAGCCCTGAGTACGAGATGGTCTCGGTCTTCCTGGTGTTCCTTGTGTGCGTGGTGGGCATTGTGGGCAACGCCATGGTGGTGCTGACCACACGGGACATGCACATGCCCACCAACGGCTACCTGGTCAGCCTGGCCCTGGCAGACCTTACTGTGCTGGTGGCTGCCGGGCTGCCCACCGTCTCCAAAAGCTTGGCTGGGCAGTGGGTCTGCGGCCATGCCGGCTGCCTGGGCATCACCTGCTTGCGGTACCTGGGCATCCGTGCCTCCAACTCCTCCGTCCCGGCGTTCGCCGCGGAGAGGGAGGTACACCCCAACCCCTCCTGCAGGCCTGGACTTCCTGGCCACGAGCCTTGGT GTGCCTCGCCATCTGATACCCGATGCGTCGTGGCCGGCGTCTGGGGGACCACGTCCGTCTACTGCCTGTTCTGGTTCTTCCTGGTGGCCTTGGATGCTGGCGGGCACCGGGGGGCCACAGCCTGCACCTGCCCATCAGCCTGCTGGACCTTCACCG CTCGGGGGACCAACTCGGGGGCCAGCATGGGGGTGGTGAGGACCGGCCAGAGCTCGGAACCCAGGGGAGGCAGCTCCCGTGGGCCAGGGGGTGCAGCGGGCAGCTTGCCCTGGAGCCAGAGTCTCCCCTTCTTCCAGGAAgaag gagccatGTCCCTTGGTCACTTGGTGTGCCAGGTGCCGGGggcttcccacccctgccctcccgcCCTGCAGGTCACCCCGATGCTGGTGGTAGTCGTGCCACTCTTTGCCGTCCTGTGGATGCCCTACCGCACACTGGTGCTTCTCTGCTCCTTTGTGGCCCGGCCTTTCCTGGACCCCTGGGGGCCCCTCTTCTGCCGCACCTGTGTCTACACCAACAGCGCCATCGACCCCATCATCTACAGCCTCACGTCCCCGAAGTTCC CTGCCTTCCAGCGGCTGTGCGGGGGCGGGATGGAGGAGCCACAGAGGCGCACGGCTGGCCTCATCTCCACCAGCTACGGCGTGGACCCCAGAAGACGCAGACCCGCGGGAGTGGGGTCACAGGCCCTCAGGCAGCTGGGCCGCCACTCCAGCAGGAGGGGCCTGGTTTCAGCACCGTCTGAGggctgccctccccctgcccagcccctctcGCCTCCCTCGGTTTGCTCCTGTGCTGGGTCCTGTCCGCTGGTGGCTGGCAGGGCCAGGAGAGGGGAGACACTCCTTTGCCAACGGCTCTTCTGGGTCCCCAGTGCCTTCCCTCCCCATGAACGAGGACGGGTCACGTGTCCTAGTTCTGGCCCGGTGGCTGGACTCCATTTGGGtagctccctcccctcctctggaagtgggggggggggggtaggagcAGGAAGAAGCTGGGAGGGTGCCAGCCTTCACTGGTGTATGGTTAGGACCTTCCATCTGTTATTATTCATTCGCTTAAGCACTCTGTTTTCCACCTGA